In Leptospira bandrabouensis, the sequence GTTTGATTCCTTTCTTAAGTTCAAAATTATACTCATCAAGAGTTATCTCTTTCTTCTTTAATCTTAATGCTAATTCAGTTTTGAGTTCCTCATTCTTCTCTTTATTCGTAAAAACTACAGTTATTACTCCTTTATCATTCATAAGAATAAGGAGCTTCTTAATCGTAGCATGGCCTATTTTAGTTTTTGTTTTAAGTGAAAGGTTCTTAAAGGACTCAAATAATATCGTTTTAGATCCATTATTTTCAGCAATTAAACATAATGCTTGATATAACGCTCTAACAGAACTAGCCGACCTTCCGAATAATTTCTCAAAATCAATTAGGAAACTATTTTCATGAAGTATAGATAAATATCCCAAAAAGCTATTAGATTCTGGAGCTACATTATATTCTAAAGCTAGGTATTCTTCCTCAAGAGTAGGGAGGATTGAGCCATAAATCTCCTCGGAAATAGCTTTTTTTAGCTCATTTTTAAGTAGATCTAAAGGAATTGAGGAGCGAATACTTCTAACTATATAGGCTCTAATCCAATTAATTTGATGTTTAGGATTAAGTAATTTTTTTGGATCTTGAGTTATTATATTTGAGATAAACCTCTTAGGAGTTAGCGAGTATTGAACCTTCCTCTTATGATCATACTTACGTATTAGAGTCTCTGTTTGACTTGTACATTCGTTAATGTAAAGATTAAAATTCTCATTATATCTTTTGTTATCCTCAAGGAAATTGATTCTTTCAATTACCTTATCATAACAAAATTGAGTATAATGCTCATCTTGAACCTCTAAAGTTAAAGAATTAAAGTATGTATCAAGTAATGATTTGAGAGTAGGATCTTGATAATTGTCTAGATTATTTATATCAAAATCTAATGTGTTAAATGTTTTTTCCATTTTTGTAACCTTTAGGGTAACTGTCAGATTTCCCTATTTAATTAGTAGAGGTACAAAATACTGGTTTAAAAAAGCAAGTATAAAATAACCTAACAGAAGTTTGTCAATTAAAATTATGTTAATGTTTAATAACGAAAAAACAGTGTAATTTTGCTAGTTACATCGAAAATAAGTTGAAAAAATGTTTAATACATGATACTAATATAATATAAATGTTTCTTTATCATAGAAGAACCTTTTAAAAAAATTACTGTCTATAAAAACCCTCTGGATTAACCTCTAGGGGGTTTTTTGTTTCTTCACCTACAAAAAAACAGGCAAATTACGCTAGTGAATCAAGTTTGGATCTACTAAACTTCGGATTATGGAATAAGTATTTGATAACTTATACTCCAATAAGTAACTGGAAAATAGGAATCTAAGGTAACTATGGTAATAAGTTCTTTCAATATAGTCTTAAAATCTCATAGGTAAGCTCTAATTCCTTTAAATTTGTTTCATTCGGAGCTAATCGCTCCTCATTCCACCCTTTAAAATCTACTAAACTTACCTATGTATTATACATACTATATATAATAGGTAAATTTCGTAGATTAGTCAAAAACCTTTAAAAGTGAAAGGAGCGAAGCGACTGGAACGATTTAATGATTAGTTAAACCTACGAGGTAATCAAAAATTATTTTGAGGTAACTTATCTAAGCGAATTTACTCTGATTTTTATTCTTTAGGGTGGAGTGAGATCCGTAAGGATCGAGCGAATTTATGTTCAAGTTAATCAATACTTATTCCACAGCCCGAAATCCTGTAGATCCTTTCTAAATGGATTCTAGTGTGTTTTAAGGGTATTTTTTTATTCATATAGAAGTAATAAAAATCAAATTATAATCATCTACTAATAATGTATAATCCTTCCTTCTACAGCCATTGAACGAACGATTACCTTTTAAATTTTAAAACCTTATTAAAACTGGTAGGTAGTGTAAAAGCTATCTGCCATTTTTTTTGACCCTACTAATTATATACAATCGTGATACGAACGCATTTTCCTCAAAAAATGTTCCTACTCAGGTTTAAAAATACTATTGATTAAAGCCCTCTGGAAATTCAGTCATCCAGGGGGTTTTTCATTTTCGTCAATGTAAAATTTATTTTTTCTTACTGGTATATGTCTCAAACGTTGTTAGGTGGTGCTTCTAAAAGTTGTCAAGAAAAATTATTGCATTAACGAAAGTTAACTTTTTTTGATCTTACAAAATAAAAATTGATTGCAGATTCCCTAGAGAAAACTATTCTGAGTATAGAGGAACTAACCAACTGTCTACCATTGTAGATTAGATGTTCCTCGAACCAGTGAGTTAGTTTGCTGTGATCGTTAACGTAGGGATTATTCTCATGCGTAGGTCAAGACCATCCTAGGATTGGATCTAACTTAAATTTATACTATTGTAGATTAAAAAAATGTGAACGAAAGAAGAAGCCTCTGGAGTAAAATCCAGGGGTTTTTTTATGCCCTGAGAGTTCCCCCGAAATTCAAAACATTTAACACCTACTAATTAACTGTGAGTGATTCGTACCCCTTGATCGAACTCTCATAAACTACCTTAGGGCGTTATACATGACATACATTAAGAATTTTCTAAATTCAATTAATCTCATCACTTCAGACAAAAAACTTTCAATCACTACCCTTCTAATCTATATTCTAACAGCTCGAGTTACCTTTACTCATGACATTATTGATTTTCTCATTTTTGGACTAGTTCTTCTTAACTATGCTCACAAACGATATATCAATTTTAAGTCCGAACGCATTGTAACTAATAGAGAACTTATAGAATCAATAAAACAAGAGTTTGAGACATATAAAACAGAAACTTCTAAAAAGATCCAATCTATAGAACTCCAAGAATCAAAATCTTTGGAAAGAATTCGTAAACTTGAAAATTTCTAATGCCAGCTCCAAAGAAAACCAAGGAGAAGACTTCAAATCTTCCCAAGGTTAAATCTAAATCAAAACCTAAAACCAGGGGTCAAACTGTAGAAATTGAACTCCGAACCGTAGAGATAGCAAGAAAATTCGAAGAAGGCTACTCTTCAGATCAGATTATAGAGTGGATAGCTCGAACTTATAACCTCTCGGATGATAGAGCCTATAGGGAACTTACTCGAGTCTACGGCCTTTTCAAAGAGAGAACTAAAGATGAATTAGATACTCTTCATAAGAGAATCTCTACAATGTATCTCTCCCTTTACAGGAAGGCAATGGAGGATGAGAATCCAATCCTAGCACTAAAGACATTAGAACTCTATAGTAATTTCGCAACTAACAAAGATATTATTAACATTCAGGTAATCAATGATACTCAGGTAAACTTAAACCTTGAATCATTTACGGATGATGATCTAGAAAAACTTCTTACAGGTGACACTGTAAAGGCGGTTCCTAATGGCTAGGATGCTTTCGGCTTTTCAACCAAGGAATGAAAAGGGAAAATTTGAAAAGGCTCTAATAACTAAAGCTCAAATTACTAGGGAACTTTGGAAACGAGGTAATCTTAAATTCAAAATTAGAGAATATCAAATACCATTATTCGAATCATTACATACAATTGAGGCTCGTCACTCATCTAGAGTTATACTCTGTTCTAGAAGGTGGGGAAAGACTTATTCTATTATAACTTATATTGTAGAAGAATGTATTAAAAATGAAAAGTTTATCGCTCGAATTGTAGCTCCTAACCTTAAACAGCTCCGTAAAATTCTTAAACCTATCTTTAATAAGATCCTTAAAGATTGTCCTTCTGAGTTAATTCCTAAATTCAATGTCCAGGATCAAGCCTACACTTTCCCGAACGGTTCCGAGATTCATCTATATGGCTCTGATAATAACTCTCACGAATCTATAAGAGGAACAACCTCTAACCTTATTCTATTGGATGAGGCTGGTTACATAGATCAATTAGACTACGTTCTATCATCCATTATAATGCCTTCTACGTTCGATACTAACGGACAAGTAATCATATCTTCTACAAGGTCAAAGGATATTACTCATTTTTTTGAACAGCTTGTAGATAATGCAGAAGCCGACGGAACTCTACAAATCTATGATATTCATACCAGCGACTATTCGGAATCAGTTATATTTCGTTACCGTGAGGAAGCGGAAAAACTCGAAATAGGTTCTTGGGATAGAGAATATCTTTGTAAAAGAATCATAGATCAAAAACGTCATATTGTTCCTGAATTCAACGAATCTATTCACGTTAGATCTAGAACAATAGATCAATACAATCAATTCCATCATAGATACGTTATGGCTGATTTAGGATTCAGTGATTTCACCGTTTTTCTTTTTGGAACTTATGTATTTCAAGAAGCTACATTATATATCGAAGCTGAATGGGTATCTGAAAATGAAAATAACACTTTAACAACTGACATTATAGCCTCTAACGTTCAGCGAGTAGAAAAGGAAACCTTTGGAGGAATTCAACCTTACAAGCGAGTCGGTGACAATGATAACCCATTACTCTTCTCGGATCTAGGAAGGAATTACAATTACTACATTTATCCAGTAATCAAACAAACTAAAGAAGCTATGTTGAATAGACTGAAGATTATGTTTTCAGAGAATCGAATAGCAATAGATCCAAAATGTAAACTCTTAATAACAACCTTAAAATCTGCTTTATGGAATGTTAATAGAAGCGACTACCAAAGAAACAAGGTTATAGGTCACGCCGACGCTTTATCTTCTCTTATTTATGGAGCAATCTCTCTAGATACATACTCTAACCCTATTCCATTGATTCAAACTCTAGATCCAACCAAGGATTATCACATAGTTTCCAACGGTAATACTAATTATCAGAACCACTCTCGTTTCGACGCTTTAAAGAAAGCATTTGGAAGGGATGAGTAATCAGATAACAGGAATTATACATGGAACCATATTGGGCTTTACTAACAGGACAAGAATTAGGCGAAAAATTAGATACAAAAATTGAAAACTATTACCGAGCCGTAACTTCTAGCGGACAATTAGCTACCTGGAAAAAAATATACACCGAACTAAATACAGTCGTTACCGATGGAGCCTCAATTAAAAACCGAGGAAGAAACGGAGAATATAAAAAGATAAAAATTAATAATCTTCGATCATTTAAGACAAATTTAACATCACTAGTAACAGAGGTTAGACCTAAATTCACAGTCCAAGCAACCAATACAGATTTTCAATCCCAAACTCAAACCAAACTTGCAAGAGGACTATTAGATTATTATCTATCTGAGAAACGTCTTGAGGTTATACTCAAAGATGTAATTTCAAATGGTTTAGATTATGGTAGAGGATGGATCTCCTTAGAATGGTCTCCCACAATCGGAAATATCATTTCAGTCGATGAGAATGGAAAACCTGTATATGATGGAGATTTAAAATTCACAGCTCACAATGAGTTAGATGTAATTCGACCCATTCAAAAACAATCAGATGGAGAGCCTTGGGTCATCATTCGAAAAAAAGTAAATAAATATGATCTTATAGCGAGTTTTCCAGAGTTTGCCGAAGAGATTTCGGGACTAGAATATGACTGGAAAGACATCGAACGTAACATCTATACAGAACATACTTCTTTCATTGAGGATGACGAGACTGTAGCCTTATATGAATTCAGACATAAAAAATGTGAATCATTACCTGAAGGGAGATTAGTCCAGTTCTTAAACTCAGAAATTATTCTTATAGATACTCCACTTCCTTATGACAACATAGCGGTTTTCTCATTTGACACAGCACCTCTACAAGACATTACATTCGCCTATTCTCCGTTATACGACCTACTGCCACTATTCGAGGCATACAACAAACTAGTTTCGACAATTTTAACTAACCAAGCGAACCTTGGATCAACTAACATTGGAATACCGAAAGGTTCAAACTTCGACTATCATACAATCAGCGAAGGAATGAATATCTTAGAGTATGACACAAGTGCAGGACAAATCACTCCTATAAATTTACTTCAAACTCCAGGAGAAATCTTTCAATTTATAAATTCTTTAGAGCAAATGGCGACTAAGATCTCAGGGGTCAATCCAGTTCGTAGGGGTGAAACAGGAGCCTTGGGAGCTAATGCTTCTGGTAGTGCCTATGCGTTATTTGTCGCTCAATCAGTATCATTTAACATTAACCTCCAGCACTCTTACAATATGCTCTTAGAGTCTGTAGGAACCTGTCTTGTTTCGATTCTCAAGAACTTCGCTACAGTTCCGAGAATCGCTAACATTTCAGGAGTTAATAACGAATACTATGTGAAGGAATTCTCTGGAGATGACTTAAAATTAGTAAATAGAGTTAAGGTTTCTATCGGGAATCCTCTATCTGATACCATTTCAGGTAAAATCTCAATCGCTCAAGACTTAATGAGTAAAAATGCTCTAACTCCTCAAGAGTATATTCAGGTAATCACTACAGGGAACCTAGATACAGTTTTAGATTTAGAAGAATCCACAAACATATTCATACAACAAGAGAACGAATATATGTTAGCGGGTAAACCTGTAAGAGCAATAGTCACGGACGACCATTTACTTCACAAGCAAGGCCACCTAACATTACTTAACAACCTTGAGACGAGGAACAATCCAGAGCTTACAGCACAAATACTAGATCACATTGCCGAACATGACAGGCTTATGGCAGATATATCACAGGCACAGGGTAACATTGATTTATTCAACCAAATGTCAATGCAGAAGGTCAATCCTACACAGGGAACAAGCCAACCTATTCCAATGAATGGAAATAGACCGCCAATGATGGCAAACACACAACCAGCGAACCAACCAGTAATTGCAGGAACAGACCAAAGATATGAAGCACCCGCTCCAGTTACAGGTACTTCAAACGGAAATATACAATAAATATATCACAGGAAAACAAAATGGAAAATGAAATTGAATTCGACGATTCTACCTTAGTAGATGAATCCACCGAAAACACGGAACAAATAGAACAAACAGAGGATGAAGATGAAATAGATTTCGCTTCAATGTCTCCAGAGGAAAAAGCGGATTACATAGCTTCCCAAGAAGAAAAAGAGCCTCAAGAGGAAGAAGATAAATTTCCAGAAAAGGAAGTTAAAGACGAAACTCCTAAAAAAGAACCTCAAAAAAAAGAATCTTCTAATGATACTATTAAAGTAAAAATAAATGGTAAAGAAGAAGAGGTTAAGATCCAAGATTTGGTTAATACTTATCAAAAGGATCGTTCAGGAGATGAAAACTTTAGAAAAGCTTCTTACGTGAAAAAACAAGCCATTGAAATTCAAAAAGAAACTAATGCTTTAATCGACAAAATCAAAGATCATCCATTAGAAGTATTAAGTCATTTAGGAATAGATATAGATGAA encodes:
- a CDS encoding terminase large subunit domain-containing protein, with the translated sequence MARMLSAFQPRNEKGKFEKALITKAQITRELWKRGNLKFKIREYQIPLFESLHTIEARHSSRVILCSRRWGKTYSIITYIVEECIKNEKFIARIVAPNLKQLRKILKPIFNKILKDCPSELIPKFNVQDQAYTFPNGSEIHLYGSDNNSHESIRGTTSNLILLDEAGYIDQLDYVLSSIIMPSTFDTNGQVIISSTRSKDITHFFEQLVDNAEADGTLQIYDIHTSDYSESVIFRYREEAEKLEIGSWDREYLCKRIIDQKRHIVPEFNESIHVRSRTIDQYNQFHHRYVMADLGFSDFTVFLFGTYVFQEATLYIEAEWVSENENNTLTTDIIASNVQRVEKETFGGIQPYKRVGDNDNPLLFSDLGRNYNYYIYPVIKQTKEAMLNRLKIMFSENRIAIDPKCKLLITTLKSALWNVNRSDYQRNKVIGHADALSSLIYGAISLDTYSNPIPLIQTLDPTKDYHIVSNGNTNYQNHSRFDALKKAFGRDE